The sequence below is a genomic window from Brooklawnia cerclae.
CCTTGACCCATTATCGTCAATCCTATAAAATCTCTCCTATCTCATAGGTGAGTAACGTCCTCATGGGTGAGGAGAATGCGATGACCAAATCGGTCGACTTCCCTCCGAACCGAGTCCCGGCCCCGTGTGAGCCCAGGCGTGGTGTGCCATCGCGAACAAACTGAAAAGGAGAACGCGTGTATACGGCTGAGAACTGGCCGATCGCCTGCAAGATGAACTTCGGCTCACGCGCCGAGGACGGTTCGCCGATCGGCACCGCTCCGGTCAGCACGTGGGAGGAACAGCTCACCCAGGTCGCCGAACTGGGGTTCACCGAGATCGATCCCATGGACGACTGGGTCCCGATCGCCGAGCTGTCCGCCGAGCGGTTCGAGGAGTTCCGCGGGTTGCTGGACAAGCTGGGCCTGCGTGTGACCGCGATCTCGATCGGACGCAACAGCGTGGTCGACCGGGAGAACGGAACCCGCAACCTGGGGACGGTTCATGCCCTCATCGATCGTGCGGCCGAACTCGGCGCGTCGATCGTCAACATCGGCTTCCAGCAGGCGCTCACCGAGCCACAGAAGCGGGCGACGTGGTTCTGGCTGGCCGACGGGCACCACGACGATCCCGCCTTGCGCCCACTGGCCGTCGAGCGGGTGCGCGAACTGGGCGACCACGCCCGCCAACTCGGTCTCGAGATCAGCCTCGAGATGTACGAGGACACCTATCTGGGAACCGCCGAGGACGCCGTGTCGTTCCTCAAGGACGTCGATCACGCCTCGGTAGGGCTCAACCCCGACATCGGCAACCTGATCCGGTTGCACCGGCCGATGGTCAAGGGAGAGGCCATGTACGAGCAGGTGCTGCCCTACTCGAACTATTGGCACATCAAGAACTACCTGCGTGACGAGGATCCGGCCACAGGTGCCTATTTCTCGGCGCCGGCACCGTTGGAATACGGCGTCATCGATTACCGCTCCGTCATCCGCCGGGCCCTACGTCTCGGCTATTCGGGCCCCTTCATGACCGAGCACTACGGAAGCGACTGGCTGGGGGTCGGCGCGGTGAACGCCCGCTACATCCGCGAGGTGCTGCGTGGGGCGCGCACGTTGATCGAGTCCAGGACGGACGAGCCGCAGGAGGCGGACCGGGAACTCTCGTCGATCGTCGGGTGATGTGCGAACGCGGGCGCCGACGTCAGTCGGCGACCCGCGTTCCGAGCTTGGTGAGGTGGTCGCGTACTTGCTCGATCGCCTCTGCGGTGTCGTGTTTGCGCACGGCCTCCAGAATGGCCAGATGCTCGGGGACCGCGACGGTCGCGTCGGTGGTACCCATGCCGACTGCCTGGCGCATCCGGTGCACCCTGAACGACAGGGAATCGACGGATTGAGCGATGTAGCGGTTACCGCAATGGGCCAGTATCGCTTCGTGAAAAGACCAGTCGTCCTCGAAATACTTCCGGAGCAGGTCATGTTTGCCGGAGTTGCCGGATTTCAGTAATTCGTGGGCGGAGTGCGCATGATTCTCGTACGCCTCCTCCAGATCGGGAAGAAGTTCCTCCACATTGCGCATCGCTCGTTCCATCGCTCCGGTTTCCAGGACGAGCCGCGCGTCGGCGAGCTCGTACATCTGGGCCTGCGACATGGGTGGGGACACCCGATAACCACGATGAACGGTACGGCGTACCAGTCCTGTGTGCTCCAAGCGGGCCAATGCCTCGCGTACGGGAGTCGGCGAGATCCCCAAGGACTGCGCCAGACGATCGATCGACAGCGGCGCATCCGGCTCCAGCGTTCCCCAGGTGAGCATGTCGAGCAGTAGATCGTAGACATCATCGGGTAGCGCTTTCGCGCGGATTGGGCCCAATGAATGCGCGGCGCCGCCAGCGGATTTCTTCACAAGGTGATACTAGCGAGTGCAGTGCCGAGGGCTCGGATAACCCACGAGCTCGGATATGTCCGGTTCCGATTCCGGGTGGGATGCTTCGGTGAATCGCTACGCCGTCCGCACGGCGACACCGGGGTGATCACTCGCTCCGAAGAGCCGTGGCCGTCGACGCGGCCGCGCCCACCGCTGTCGGCAGGGCCCACTCATCGTTCCGGATCTCGCGCGCCGGGCCCTCGGACCTCGCATCCGGTTGCTCAGCGCAAGACGCACGCTGCGGCAGTTGACTCAGCTGAGCGACTTCCTATAGCATCTTGGCTGTTACGTACATGATAGATGAATCCTCACGGATGAGGAGAGTGCAACGACGTACATGGGCACTGTTGCCGAAACACCGTTTGGATTCACGGTCCGCGCGTGCTGTATTCCCGGATCGGCTCGAAGATCATCGCGAGGTCGGCGTCGGCATTCGTGATGCCAGGAATGAGGAGCGGCTACGGCAGCCATCGAGTGAGAATGAGTAATTTTGTGAGCCCGGCAGGGAAGTGGCTGGGCCTGTTCATGATCACCACCCGGATGTCGCTGGCCGAAGAGTTGTGAGGTAATCGAGTCCGATTCGGACGACCCCCGTAATTGCAACGATCTGTTGATGAATGACGATGGCTTCATCGATCACACGAAGGAGTGTCATGGTAATTGAGGCGCACACGCCAGATGAGATCCGCCGTAAATCGGATGCCAAGAAAGTCAAGAACCTGCGCTATTGGATGCTTTCTTGGCTGCTCCTCGCGGGCCTCCTGAATTATATGGATCGCTCGTCGGTATCCATCGCTGCTCCGCACATGATCGAAGAGTTGGGTATCACCCGCACCGATATCGGTCTCATGGGGACAGTCTTCTCGTGGACGTACGCGATCTGCCAGCTGCCGGCGGGTTACATCATCGACAAGATCGGTGCCAAGCGGATGTACTTCTTCGCCGTCGGGGTGTGGTCCATCGCGACCGCACTCATGTCGGTGGGTCACAACATGGGTCAGTTCCTCAGTTTCCGGTTCCTGCTGGGCGTCGGGGAATCTCCCAACTCGCCCAACAGCAGCAAGATCACCACCGAGTGGTTTCCGCGCGAGGAACGTGGACAGGCCTCGGGCATCTGGGATTCGGGCTCCAAGTGGGGGTCGGCCGTCGCTCCGCCACTGCTGACGGTCTTGTCTCTGGCGCTCGGCTGGCGTGCGATGTTCCTCATCATCGGTGTTCTCGGCTTGTGCCTGGCCGTCGGTTTCTGGGCGTTCTACCGGTCGCCGGAAGAATCGAAGCGTCTGTCCGACGAGGAGTACCGTCACATTCTCGCCGGTCGTGACGACGTCACGAAGCCCAAGCAGCACCTCCCGTGGGCGAGATTCTTCACGTACCGTCAGACCTGGGGCATGATGCTCGGGTTCTTCACCTCCATCTGGATCTGGAATATCTTCATCACCTTCCTGCCCCTTTTCCTCCAGGACACCCTCGGAGTCTCGGTCGCGTCGACCGGTTGGGTCGCAGCAGTCCCGTACTTTGTCGCCGCGATCTCGGGGATCTACTCGGGACGCATCACGCTGAAACTCGCTCGCGACCGGGGAATGACCTCGATTCGTTCCAAGAAGAGTGTGCTGATCACCGCATGCATCGGATTGGGTGTTCTCCTGGTCGTTGTTCCGTTCGCTCACAACCTCGTCGTGGCGGTCGTCATCTTGTGTCTGGCGCTCGGCCTGGTGGCGGCGATTCAATCCCAATCGTGGGCGTTGACCAGCGATATCGTCCCGGACACGCACGTTGCCCAGTTCGGCGGAATCATGAATTTCGGTGGCTACTTCGGAGGCGCTCTCGCGCCCGTTGTCACCGGCCTGATCTATGACCGCACGGGCTCGTACACGCCGACCTTCATCGTGGCCGGGGGGATCGCGGCGCTCGGCGCGCTCTTCTACGCCGTCCTCGTCCGCAAGCCGATCGTCGCCGAGACCGGGAATCAGGCGCTCTGATGAATCGTGACTACGTCGTGGGCTTGACCTCGGACGCCGCGGAGCCAGACGGGTCGACGGACTTCGGCGACATCGGGCTCGAAAGGTTGACGGCTGCGGGCCTCACGTGGCGTCTACTGCCGGCGATCCCCCCACACGGGCCGATCCCGCCGTCAGCGCTCGATGGCGTGGACGCGGTCATCTCTCTCGGCCACATCCCGTTCAACGCCTCGCTGGTGCGGCAAGTCCCACGGCTTCGCCACATCGCCCGGTTCGGCGCGGGATACGACGGGATTGATCCGGTGGCCCTGGCGAACGAGGGCGTTGTGCTCACCACGACGCCCACGGGGCTTCGCAGCCCGGTGGCTCTCACCGGGCTGACGATGATTCTCGCCTGCGCCAACCGACTGCTCGAGAACCACCTGATCACCACTCGCGGTCAGTGGAACGAGTTGCGGGGCAAGCGTCGAGGCATCGGCATCCAGGGCCGCACAGTCGGAATCCTGGGCTTCGGGTCGATCGGGTCACGGCTCGCCGAGATGCTCGGCCCGCTTGGTGCCACGATCATCGCTGCCAGCAGGTCTGCCGGGAACAGCCGCGCGCGATCGGCGGGTGTGGAAGTGGTCGACCCGCTGACGCTCGCCGAGCGCTCGGATTTCGTCGTCGTGACGGCGTCCCTGACAGACCAGAACCGGGGGATGATCGATGCCGCGTTCTTCGCCGCGATGCAGCCCCACGCGTATTTCATCAATATCTCGCGGGGCGGCCTGGCCGACTACGAGGCGCTGCGGGACGCGCTCGCGCGGGGAGGCATCGCTGGTGCGGGCCTCGACGTCTTCGATCCGGAACCCCCGGCGGCCGATGAT
It includes:
- a CDS encoding TIM barrel protein, which codes for MYTAENWPIACKMNFGSRAEDGSPIGTAPVSTWEEQLTQVAELGFTEIDPMDDWVPIAELSAERFEEFRGLLDKLGLRVTAISIGRNSVVDRENGTRNLGTVHALIDRAAELGASIVNIGFQQALTEPQKRATWFWLADGHHDDPALRPLAVERVRELGDHARQLGLEISLEMYEDTYLGTAEDAVSFLKDVDHASVGLNPDIGNLIRLHRPMVKGEAMYEQVLPYSNYWHIKNYLRDEDPATGAYFSAPAPLEYGVIDYRSVIRRALRLGYSGPFMTEHYGSDWLGVGAVNARYIREVLRGARTLIESRTDEPQEADRELSSIVG
- a CDS encoding NAD(P)-dependent oxidoreductase — encoded protein: MNRDYVVGLTSDAAEPDGSTDFGDIGLERLTAAGLTWRLLPAIPPHGPIPPSALDGVDAVISLGHIPFNASLVRQVPRLRHIARFGAGYDGIDPVALANEGVVLTTTPTGLRSPVALTGLTMILACANRLLENHLITTRGQWNELRGKRRGIGIQGRTVGILGFGSIGSRLAEMLGPLGATIIAASRSAGNSRARSAGVEVVDPLTLAERSDFVVVTASLTDQNRGMIDAAFFAAMQPHAYFINISRGGLADYEALRDALARGGIAGAGLDVFDPEPPAADDPLLAMENVICTPHALSWTEDFTRDVSALVMEAVITVSQGTIPASALARDALDPVNWRGAVTVGA
- a CDS encoding MFS transporter, with translation MLSWLLLAGLLNYMDRSSVSIAAPHMIEELGITRTDIGLMGTVFSWTYAICQLPAGYIIDKIGAKRMYFFAVGVWSIATALMSVGHNMGQFLSFRFLLGVGESPNSPNSSKITTEWFPREERGQASGIWDSGSKWGSAVAPPLLTVLSLALGWRAMFLIIGVLGLCLAVGFWAFYRSPEESKRLSDEEYRHILAGRDDVTKPKQHLPWARFFTYRQTWGMMLGFFTSIWIWNIFITFLPLFLQDTLGVSVASTGWVAAVPYFVAAISGIYSGRITLKLARDRGMTSIRSKKSVLITACIGLGVLLVVVPFAHNLVVAVVILCLALGLVAAIQSQSWALTSDIVPDTHVAQFGGIMNFGGYFGGALAPVVTGLIYDRTGSYTPTFIVAGGIAALGALFYAVLVRKPIVAETGNQAL
- a CDS encoding GntR family transcriptional regulator, with protein sequence MKKSAGGAAHSLGPIRAKALPDDVYDLLLDMLTWGTLEPDAPLSIDRLAQSLGISPTPVREALARLEHTGLVRRTVHRGYRVSPPMSQAQMYELADARLVLETGAMERAMRNVEELLPDLEEAYENHAHSAHELLKSGNSGKHDLLRKYFEDDWSFHEAILAHCGNRYIAQSVDSLSFRVHRMRQAVGMGTTDATVAVPEHLAILEAVRKHDTAEAIEQVRDHLTKLGTRVAD